A stretch of Acidimicrobiales bacterium DNA encodes these proteins:
- a CDS encoding acyl-CoA dehydrogenase family protein — protein sequence MTILEDARTWAQANWDPDMTVREWWQCLADARYALPSLPEEAFGRGYSRQEEQEVKRALAEVGTLGPPSNIGTMMAAPTIATHGTPEQIERFVPPVLNGTETWCQLFSEPGAGSDLAGLTTKAERDGDEWIVNGQKVWTSLAVGTDFGMLLARTDPDQPKHAGISWFAFPMRQDGVDIRPLVEMTGNAMFNEVFMDDTRVPHAHLIGDLNNGWRVGNTTLMFERGSLAGAVVELPYARGGSQSEDLDLPAGSFGLRTEGGPRATVDSAPTAVRYGDYARALGRDDAARRDARTRLHIREEVNRLLGQRARSGAVPAIGNLGKLAMSEIARMRREAGNLAIGAAGMLAGDDAAAGPGNGEVQATTVHSPAPSIYGGTDQVQRNILGERFLGLPKEPGPPKETPFRDLPRN from the coding sequence ATGACGATTCTCGAAGACGCACGCACATGGGCACAGGCCAACTGGGATCCCGACATGACGGTGCGGGAGTGGTGGCAGTGCCTCGCCGATGCCCGCTACGCGCTCCCCTCGCTTCCCGAGGAGGCGTTCGGTCGCGGCTACTCCCGCCAGGAGGAGCAGGAGGTCAAGCGGGCGCTCGCCGAGGTCGGCACGCTCGGCCCGCCGTCCAACATCGGCACGATGATGGCCGCGCCGACGATCGCCACCCACGGCACGCCCGAACAGATCGAGCGGTTCGTGCCGCCCGTGCTGAACGGCACCGAGACGTGGTGTCAGCTCTTCTCCGAGCCCGGCGCCGGTTCCGACCTCGCCGGCCTCACCACCAAGGCCGAGCGCGACGGTGACGAGTGGATCGTCAACGGCCAGAAGGTCTGGACGAGCCTCGCCGTCGGCACCGACTTCGGGATGCTGCTCGCCCGCACGGACCCCGATCAGCCCAAGCACGCGGGGATCTCCTGGTTCGCCTTCCCGATGCGCCAGGACGGCGTGGACATCCGGCCCCTCGTCGAGATGACCGGCAACGCCATGTTCAACGAGGTGTTCATGGACGACACCCGCGTGCCCCACGCCCACCTCATCGGCGATCTCAACAACGGCTGGCGGGTCGGCAACACCACCCTCATGTTCGAGCGGGGTTCGCTAGCCGGTGCCGTCGTCGAGCTGCCCTACGCCCGGGGCGGGTCGCAGTCCGAGGATCTCGATCTGCCGGCCGGTTCGTTCGGCCTGCGGACCGAGGGCGGTCCCCGGGCCACCGTGGACAGCGCGCCCACGGCCGTTCGCTACGGCGACTACGCCCGCGCGCTCGGCCGTGACGACGCCGCTCGTCGAGACGCCCGCACCCGCCTGCACATCCGCGAGGAGGTCAACCGCCTCCTCGGCCAGCGGGCCCGGTCCGGGGCCGTGCCGGCGATCGGCAATCTCGGCAAGCTCGCCATGAGCGAGATCGCCCGCATGCGGCGCGAGGCCGGAAACCTCGCCATCGGTGCGGCGGGGATGCTCGCGGGCGACGACGCCGCCGCCGGTCCGGGAAACGGCGAGGTGCAGGCCACCACCGTGCACTCCCCCGCCCCGTCGATCTATGGCGGGACCGATCAGGTCCAGCGCAACATCCTCGGCGAGCGCTTCCTCGGCCTGCCCAAGGAGCCGGGACCTCCCAAGGAGACGCCGTTCCGGGATCTGCCGAGGAACTGA
- a CDS encoding DUF4267 domain-containing protein, which yields MHTSAVIAGSIRALSGASFLIAPERAQKLWSQREATDPTARLLLRSMGYRDLLIGGGLVAAGLRDDDRVPAWFLASAGADVADLIGGLAVKDELPERDHLTGIGGAALGVAVGLAGAIAAYRGRVTTGG from the coding sequence ATGCACACCTCCGCCGTCATCGCCGGGTCGATCCGAGCCCTCTCCGGGGCATCGTTTCTCATCGCACCGGAGCGGGCGCAGAAGCTCTGGTCGCAGCGGGAGGCAACGGACCCCACGGCTCGACTCCTCCTCCGATCGATGGGCTACCGCGACCTGTTGATCGGCGGGGGGCTGGTCGCCGCGGGGCTCCGCGACGACGACCGGGTGCCGGCGTGGTTCTTGGCGTCGGCCGGGGCGGATGTGGCCGACCTGATCGGTGGGCTCGCGGTGAAGGACGAGCTTCCCGAACGCGACCATCTCACCGGGATCGGCGGGGCCGCATTGGGTGTGGCCGTCGGCCTCGCGGGCGCGATCGCCGCGTACCGGGGTCGGGTCACGACTGGCGGTTGA
- a CDS encoding amidohydrolase family protein: MAVTEKTSTGSDTHYIVISADTHAGGSHSAYREYLDAEFLDEFDAWRGKYKNPYKDLGDNRRLRNWDKEMRDTQQLDEEGVVGEVIFPNTVPPFFPSFVLFAQPPGPEDYRKRRAGVQAHNRWLKEFCEEAPERRAGVGQIFLNDVDDAIEDAIWIKENGLRGGILLPNIAPDVKWVRPVHDPYYDPLWKVLEDLEIPVNCHGGTGAPDYGKYPISMLLYINEVSFYSQRPLVHMILGAVFERFPKMNFVLTETGAAWIPGLLQTLDGTIKTIRDTGETGEIKYDKGTLPSMLASEMWAQNCWVGCSQPGPADIAARDKIGVDRYMWGSDYPHDEGTHPHTKEHLRRRFADVDPATTEKMLYANAARLYDFDLDALAPLAEQYGLTREEMHTPIVGGEDPTLRDKMTMSDDMSSDAL; this comes from the coding sequence ATGGCCGTCACCGAGAAGACCTCCACCGGATCCGACACCCACTACATCGTCATCTCCGCCGACACGCACGCCGGCGGCAGCCACTCGGCGTACCGCGAGTACCTCGATGCCGAGTTCCTCGACGAGTTCGACGCGTGGCGGGGCAAGTACAAGAACCCCTACAAGGACCTGGGCGACAACCGCCGTCTGCGCAACTGGGACAAGGAGATGCGCGACACCCAGCAGCTCGACGAGGAGGGCGTGGTCGGCGAGGTCATCTTCCCGAACACGGTGCCGCCGTTCTTCCCGTCGTTCGTGCTGTTCGCCCAGCCCCCCGGCCCCGAGGACTACCGCAAGCGTCGGGCCGGAGTGCAGGCCCACAATCGCTGGCTGAAGGAGTTCTGCGAGGAGGCGCCCGAGCGCCGCGCCGGGGTCGGCCAGATCTTCCTCAACGACGTCGACGACGCCATCGAGGACGCGATCTGGATCAAGGAGAACGGCCTGCGGGGCGGGATCCTCCTCCCCAACATCGCTCCCGACGTCAAGTGGGTCCGCCCGGTCCACGACCCCTACTACGACCCGCTGTGGAAGGTGCTCGAAGACCTCGAGATCCCCGTCAACTGTCATGGCGGCACCGGCGCGCCGGACTACGGCAAGTACCCGATCTCGATGTTGCTCTACATCAACGAGGTCAGCTTCTACAGCCAGCGCCCGCTCGTCCACATGATCCTCGGCGCCGTCTTCGAACGGTTCCCGAAGATGAACTTCGTGCTGACCGAAACCGGCGCGGCCTGGATTCCCGGTCTGCTCCAGACCCTCGACGGCACGATCAAGACGATCCGCGACACCGGCGAGACCGGCGAGATCAAGTACGACAAGGGAACGCTCCCGTCGATGCTGGCCAGCGAGATGTGGGCCCAGAACTGCTGGGTCGGCTGCTCGCAGCCCGGGCCGGCGGACATCGCCGCTCGCGACAAGATCGGCGTCGACCGCTACATGTGGGGCAGCGACTATCCCCACGACGAGGGCACCCATCCGCACACGAAGGAGCATCTGCGTCGCCGCTTCGCCGACGTCGACCCGGCCACGACGGAGAAGATGCTCTACGCCAACGCGGCCCGGCTGTACGACTTCGACCTCGATGCCCTGGCGCCGCTGGCCGAGCAGTACGGGCTCACCCGCGAGGAGATGCACACGCCGATCGTCGGCGGCGAGGATCCGACACTGCGGGACAAGATGACGATGTCCGACGACATGTCGTCCGACGCGCTCTAG
- a CDS encoding ABC transporter ATP-binding protein, which yields MAHAGWGGIADTGFSGIPPEVAEKVQRWMDEGPPDVSEDPPPFSQSEYDRAPFTMTHFLRPYLLAFVGVFVLIALEAVMAQAGPLLLQISIDEGIAKGDRDLVVFMGVLFAVFVPVSILVGVVRTMFAGRVGARVMANLRVQLFAHFQRLSIDYYTNERAGRLLSRMTSDLEPLQQLFQQGLVQLAVQGVTLAAVTIALFILNPLLAVITLLAVVPGTLVLSLWYRRVAEVAQLRVRDTIADVLAHLQESLAGIRIITAHNRRRRTVIEHQNEAGEYLDANDRTAYINGVYGPGAEAMGPFAQMVLLVVGGGLVLEGQVSLGELIAFVLYVGAFFAPITELVALYNIYQQGRASVLKLDGVFRNEPTVAEKPDAYELPTVQGEVRLEGVTFGYDPDTPVISDVDLQIHEGETIAVVGPTGAGKSTIAKLLNRFYDPQAGRVTIDGHDVRDVTFASLRRQIGVVPQEPFLFGGSIKENLQIGNRTMSDDELMAACRTVGLGPLLDRLPDGLDTPCLERGVALSAGERQLLALARAFISQPRLLVLDEATSSLDLRTEQAVEAALDVVLDGRTAVIIAHRLQTTMRADRIVVVDGGGIAEVGTRDELIAAGGHFADMWATGGVS from the coding sequence ATGGCGCACGCAGGCTGGGGCGGCATCGCCGACACGGGGTTCAGCGGCATCCCGCCGGAGGTCGCGGAGAAGGTCCAACGCTGGATGGACGAGGGGCCCCCGGACGTCTCGGAGGACCCGCCGCCGTTCAGCCAGAGCGAGTACGACCGGGCGCCGTTCACGATGACGCACTTCCTGCGCCCCTACCTGCTCGCCTTCGTCGGCGTCTTCGTGCTGATCGCGCTCGAAGCGGTGATGGCCCAGGCGGGTCCGCTCCTGCTCCAGATCTCGATCGACGAGGGCATCGCCAAGGGTGACCGCGATCTCGTCGTGTTCATGGGCGTGTTGTTCGCCGTCTTCGTGCCCGTGTCGATCCTGGTCGGCGTCGTGCGGACGATGTTCGCCGGGCGGGTCGGGGCCCGGGTGATGGCGAACCTGCGGGTGCAGCTGTTCGCCCATTTCCAGCGGCTGAGCATCGACTACTACACGAACGAGCGGGCCGGTCGGCTCCTGAGCCGCATGACCAGCGACCTCGAGCCGCTCCAGCAACTCTTCCAGCAGGGGCTCGTGCAGCTCGCGGTGCAGGGCGTGACCCTCGCCGCGGTCACGATCGCCCTGTTCATCCTCAACCCGCTGCTGGCGGTCATCACCCTGCTCGCCGTCGTGCCCGGCACCCTCGTGCTGTCGCTGTGGTATCGGCGGGTCGCCGAGGTGGCCCAGCTGCGGGTGCGCGACACGATCGCCGACGTGCTGGCCCATCTCCAGGAGAGCCTGGCCGGCATCCGGATCATCACCGCCCACAACCGGCGCCGGCGCACCGTGATCGAGCACCAGAACGAGGCGGGTGAGTATCTCGACGCCAACGACCGCACCGCCTACATCAACGGTGTCTACGGCCCTGGCGCCGAGGCGATGGGGCCGTTCGCCCAGATGGTGCTGCTCGTCGTGGGCGGCGGGCTCGTGCTCGAGGGGCAGGTGTCGCTGGGTGAGTTGATCGCCTTCGTGCTCTACGTCGGCGCCTTCTTCGCACCGATCACCGAACTCGTCGCGCTGTACAACATCTACCAGCAGGGTCGGGCGTCGGTCCTCAAGCTCGACGGGGTGTTCCGCAACGAGCCGACGGTCGCCGAGAAGCCCGACGCCTACGAGTTGCCCACGGTGCAGGGCGAGGTGCGGCTCGAGGGCGTGACCTTCGGCTACGACCCGGACACACCGGTGATCTCCGATGTCGACCTCCAGATCCACGAGGGCGAGACGATCGCCGTCGTCGGGCCGACCGGCGCGGGCAAGTCGACCATCGCGAAGCTGCTCAACCGCTTCTACGACCCGCAGGCCGGTCGGGTCACGATCGACGGGCACGACGTGCGCGACGTCACCTTCGCCTCGTTGCGCCGTCAGATCGGCGTCGTTCCGCAGGAGCCGTTCCTGTTCGGCGGTTCGATCAAGGAGAACCTCCAGATCGGCAACCGCACGATGAGCGACGACGAGCTCATGGCCGCGTGTCGCACCGTCGGACTCGGCCCGCTGCTCGACCGGCTCCCGGACGGCCTCGACACGCCGTGTCTCGAACGTGGGGTCGCGCTCTCCGCCGGCGAGCGTCAGCTCCTTGCGCTCGCCCGGGCGTTCATCTCCCAGCCGCGGCTCCTCGTGCTCGACGAGGCGACGTCGTCGCTCGACCTGCGCACCGAACAGGCGGTCGAGGCCGCGTTGGACGTCGTGCTCGACGGCCGCACCGCGGTGATCATCGCCCATCGCCTCCAGACGACCATGCGGGCCGATCGGATCGTGGTCGTCGACGGTGGCGGCATCGCCGAGGTCGGCACCCGCGACGAGCTGATCGCGGCGGGCGGCCACTTCGCCGACATGTGGGCGACGGGCGGCGTCAGCTAG
- a CDS encoding ABC transporter ATP-binding protein: MTAVATDELARYPEPLGRPHPDASLGWLRRLWPVIRPMRLGLIASIGGTAIGMLARTLVPAVLMLAIDNALDDKTDDIAPYAFALAGLTVVAFVSGFIARRAMFRVAFRVETAMRHAVFDHLSRLSSSYYDRSETGQLLARANGDIRAVQMFLNFGPFMALSLASLGIALVLMLAVSVPLTLVTIIPVPIVAYLGLRSRHPQLPAWWLVMARQADVATVVEENVAGVRVVRNFAGEEHEIARMTGVADQLRWAMVKGADVSARYIPALEHLPRMSQVAVLLYGGLLVESGDIGIGALVAFSSYVAMVQVPFRFIGHLVQMAQRAKASAMRVYEVFDEPITVVECDDPVDLTGARGAIRFDDVHFGYGNDADVLRGFDLTVEPGETVALVGATASGKSTVARLLPRLYDVRSGSVRVDGVDIRDATLDSVRSVVGVALDDPFLFSMSIRDNIAFADPTASQERIEAAARTAQAAGFIAELDDGYDEVVGERGYTLSGGQRQRISLARALLHDPQVLVLDDATSAIDVRVEEKIHAGLREATADRTVIVIAHRVSTISLADRVVLLADGVVAAEGTHEELLACEPRYRELLEHMDDDEAEDAADVEAG, translated from the coding sequence ATGACCGCCGTCGCCACCGACGAACTCGCCCGCTATCCCGAGCCCCTCGGCCGGCCCCATCCGGACGCGAGCCTGGGCTGGCTCCGTCGGCTGTGGCCCGTCATCCGCCCGATGCGATTGGGCCTCATCGCCTCGATCGGCGGCACCGCGATCGGCATGCTCGCCCGCACCCTCGTGCCCGCCGTGCTGATGCTCGCGATCGACAACGCGCTGGACGACAAGACCGACGACATCGCGCCCTACGCCTTCGCCCTCGCGGGGCTCACGGTCGTCGCGTTCGTCAGCGGCTTCATCGCCCGGCGGGCGATGTTCCGGGTGGCGTTCCGGGTCGAGACGGCCATGCGCCACGCCGTGTTCGATCACCTGTCCCGACTGTCGTCGTCCTACTACGACCGCAGCGAGACCGGACAGCTGCTCGCCCGCGCCAACGGCGACATCCGCGCCGTGCAGATGTTCCTCAACTTCGGGCCGTTCATGGCGCTCTCGCTCGCGAGCCTCGGCATCGCGCTCGTCCTCATGCTCGCGGTCAGCGTGCCGTTGACCCTCGTCACGATCATCCCGGTCCCCATCGTCGCCTACCTCGGACTGCGCAGCCGCCACCCCCAGCTGCCCGCGTGGTGGTTGGTGATGGCCCGCCAGGCCGACGTCGCCACCGTCGTCGAGGAGAACGTCGCCGGCGTGCGGGTGGTGCGCAACTTCGCGGGTGAGGAGCACGAGATCGCCCGCATGACCGGCGTCGCCGACCAGCTCCGGTGGGCGATGGTCAAGGGCGCCGACGTGTCGGCCCGCTACATCCCCGCCCTCGAGCACCTGCCCCGCATGAGTCAGGTCGCGGTGCTCCTCTACGGCGGCCTGCTGGTCGAGAGCGGCGACATCGGCATCGGAGCCCTCGTCGCCTTCAGTTCCTACGTGGCGATGGTGCAGGTGCCGTTCCGCTTCATCGGCCATCTCGTGCAGATGGCGCAGCGGGCCAAGGCGTCGGCCATGCGGGTCTACGAGGTCTTCGACGAGCCCATCACGGTGGTCGAGTGCGACGACCCGGTCGACCTCACGGGTGCTCGCGGTGCGATCCGGTTCGACGACGTCCACTTCGGCTACGGCAACGACGCCGACGTCCTGCGCGGCTTCGACCTCACGGTCGAGCCGGGGGAGACGGTCGCCCTGGTCGGCGCCACGGCGTCGGGCAAGTCGACCGTGGCCCGCCTGCTGCCCCGCCTCTACGACGTGCGCAGCGGGTCCGTCCGCGTCGACGGGGTCGACATCCGCGACGCCACGCTGGATTCGGTGCGGTCCGTGGTCGGGGTCGCGCTCGACGATCCGTTCCTGTTCTCGATGAGCATCCGCGACAACATCGCGTTCGCCGATCCGACGGCCTCGCAGGAGCGGATCGAGGCCGCCGCCCGCACCGCCCAGGCCGCCGGGTTCATCGCCGAGCTCGACGACGGCTACGACGAGGTCGTGGGCGAACGGGGCTACACGCTCTCCGGCGGCCAGCGCCAGCGCATCTCGCTGGCCCGCGCCCTGCTCCACGACCCGCAGGTGCTCGTGCTGGACGACGCGACGAGCGCGATCGACGTGCGGGTGGAGGAGAAGATCCATGCCGGGCTGCGCGAGGCCACGGCCGATCGCACGGTGATCGTCATCGCCCATCGGGTGTCGACCATCTCGCTGGCCGATCGCGTCGTGCTGCTGGCCGACGGCGTCGTGGCTGCGGAAGGTACCCACGAGGAGCTGCTCGCTTGCGAGCCCCGCTATCGCGAGCTGCTCGAGCACATGGATGACGACGAGGCCGAGGACGCGGCAGACGTCGAGGCCGGCTGA
- a CDS encoding MarR family transcriptional regulator produces the protein MNRAPALAVIGLGRAIEISVNETGLTSSQFRALSLVEAGVTSGAVLARFLAVRPPTVTTVMNGLVDDGLVARARAEDDRRRVDFELTPAGRAALDTADEAASAALDGLLANLDPADREAARAGLGLWREALARRNES, from the coding sequence GTGAACCGCGCGCCGGCGCTCGCGGTGATCGGACTCGGGCGGGCGATCGAGATCTCGGTGAACGAGACCGGCCTCACCAGCTCGCAGTTCCGCGCCCTCTCCCTCGTCGAAGCCGGGGTCACCTCCGGCGCCGTGCTGGCCCGGTTCCTCGCCGTGCGGCCGCCCACGGTCACGACCGTGATGAACGGACTCGTGGACGACGGGCTGGTGGCGCGCGCTCGCGCCGAGGACGATCGACGACGGGTGGACTTCGAGCTCACGCCCGCGGGCCGCGCTGCCCTCGACACCGCGGACGAGGCGGCCTCGGCCGCGCTCGACGGGCTGCTCGCCAACCTCGACCCGGCCGACCGCGAGGCCGCCCGGGCCGGCCTCGGCCTGTGGCGCGAGGCGCTGGCCCGGCGCAACGAGTCATGA